The Glycine soja cultivar W05 chromosome 6, ASM419377v2, whole genome shotgun sequence genome has a window encoding:
- the LOC114414842 gene encoding omega-amidase, chloroplastic, with amino-acid sequence MKASALLNLKSFTLSRHSPTSNSFFPPFLCPSHPRHRRIHHSRNPIMSATSVNSERARAPPAIPLPPPPLSNFKIGLCQLSVSPDKDSNIAHARTAIQDAASKGAQLVLLPEIWNSPYSNDSFPVYAEDIDAGASPSTAMLSELSRLLKITIVGGSIPERSGGLLYNTCCVFGTDGNLLAKHRKIHLFDIDIPGKITFIESKTLTAGETPTIVDTEVGRIGIGICYDIRFPELAMIYAARGAHLLCYPGAFNMTTGPLHWELLQRARATDNQLYVATCSPARDTGSGYVAWGHSTLVGPFGEVLATTEHEEAIIIAEIDYSILEQRRTNLPVTKQRRGDLYQLVDFQRLNSQ; translated from the exons ATGAAAGCATCCGCACTGCTTAACTTGAAATCTTTCACTCTCAGCCGCCATTCTCCCACTTCCAACTCCTTCTTCCCCCCCTTTCTTTGTCCATCCCACCCCCGCCACCGCCGAATCCACCACTCTCGAAATCCAATCATGTCTGCCACATCCGTCAACTCCGAACGAGCACGCGCCCCTCCCGCCATTCCCTTGCCCCCTCCCCCTCTCTCCAACTTCAAAATTGGCCTCTGTCAACTCTCCGTCAGCCCCGACAAAGACAGCAACATCGCCCACGCTCGCACCGCCATTCAGGATGCTGCATCAAAGGGCGCCCAGCTTGTTCTTTTGCCC GAAATTTGGAACAGTCCTTATTCCAACGATAGTTTTCCTGTCTACGCTGAGGATATTGACGCTGGTGCTTCTCCTTCCACTGCCATGCTATCTGAACTCTCTCGTCTCTTGAAAATCACCATAGTTGGTGGTTCCATTCCAGAACGCTCTGGAGGTCTCTTGTACAACACTTGCTGCGTCTTTGGCACCGACGGAAACCTACTAGCCAAGCACCGCAAG ATACATCTTTTTGATATTGACATCCCTGGGAAGATTACTTTTATTGAATCAAAAACTCTTACTGCTGGGGAGACTCCGACAATTGTGGACACAG AGGTTGGACGCATTGGCATAGGCATCTGTTATGACATTCGATTTCCAGAACTAGCAATGATATATGCTGCTAGAG GTGCTCACTTACTCTGCTACCCTGGGGCATTTAACATGACAACTGGACCATTACATTGGGAGTTATTGCAGAGGGCAAG GGCTACAGATAATCAG TTATATGTGGCTACCTGTTCACCTGCCCGGGATACTGGATCTGGTTATGTGGCTTGGGGCCACTCCACTCTTGTTGGACCA TTTGGAGAAGTTCTGGCTACTACAGAACATGAGGAGGCAATCATCATAGCAGAAATTGATTATTCAATATTGGAGCAGAGAAG GACAAATCTGCCTGTAACTAAGCAAAGGCGAGGTGATCTTTACCAGTTGGTGGATTTTCAGAGGCTGAATTCTCAGTGA
- the LOC114414351 gene encoding uncharacterized protein LOC114414351, giving the protein MKIGTYLSDQCCSVISSILFMPLISEYRIDTTTTRCMAWFSAAISSGVPLVFVNIQTEQIPSTEETHFLKREIATSKQKINNANQIMHGIRLWFLPGLAEISVVLIPQPVEARFGMEIKRTKESFVYIYSVMRGSPADRAGVREMYEESSANGFLLVISRLQCKSIMPTSACSAGLVHCCDQSEMKDILTSAIDQYETIQLHVMAWPNQTRPSPIPDVGGFAALLHPKRDSSL; this is encoded by the exons ATGAAAATAGGCACCTATCTGTCTGACCAATGTTGTTCAGTAATAAGCTCCATTCTATTTATGCCTCTAATTAGTGAGTACCGCATCGATACTACCACAACTAGGTGCATGGCATGGTTTAGTGCAGCAATTTCCTCTGGGGTCCCTCTTGTTTTTGTCAATATCCAAACAGAACAAATTCCCTCCACG GAGGAGACTCATTTCTTGAAAAGGGAAATAGCTACTAGCAAGCAAAAAATCAACAATGCTAACCAAATAATGCATGGTATAAGGTTATGGTTTCTACCTGGACTAGCAGAAATTTCAGTTGTGTTAATCCCTCAACCTGTCGAAGCGCGCTTTGGCATGGAAATTAAACGAACTAAAGAG AGCTTTGTGTACATATATTCAGTGATGAGGGGATCGCCGGCTGATCGTGCTGGGGTGAGAGAAATGTATGAAGAGTCAAGTGCAAATGGGTTCCTTTTGGTGATATCAAGGTTGCAATGCAAGAGCATAATGCCAACGAGTGCTTGTTCTGCTGGCCTTGTGCATTGCTGTGACCAATCTGAAATGAAGGACATTCTCACTTCAGCTATAGACCAATATGAGACGATTCAGCTGCATGTCATGGCCTGGCCGAACCAAACTCGTCCTTCTCCAATTCCTGATGTTGGTGGTTTTGCGG